Proteins co-encoded in one Brassica oleracea var. oleracea cultivar TO1000 chromosome C4, BOL, whole genome shotgun sequence genomic window:
- the LOC106342900 gene encoding transcription factor bHLH104 isoform X2: protein MYPSLDDEDFVSDFFCFDQRNGAELDDYTQFGVDLQPDQAGTFPDFGSYGVNLQSDPEQVFSIGDLTSYGGVLTQEPGQFRNFGGPNDCGTVQEDEVVVNSSSSGGAVKQEQEHVDEECSRKRGRTGSCVRPGGTKACRERLRREKLNDKFMDLSSVLEPGRTPKTDKPAILDDAIRVLNQLRDEAHELEETNQKLLEEIKSLKAEKNELREEKQALKAEKEKTEQQLKSMMVPSTGFMPQIPAPFNQNKMAVYPSYGYMPMWHYLPQSVRDTSRDQELRPPAA from the exons ATGTATCCTTCTCTTGACGATGAAGATTTCGTCTCTGATTTCTTTTGCTTCGATCAAAG AAATGGAGCAGAACTCGATGATTACACACAGTTTGGTGTAGATTTGCAGCCTGATCAAGCAGGTACCTTCCCAGATTTTGGGTCATACGGTGTCAATCTACAGAGCGACCCAGAACAAGTTTTCAGCATTGGAGATTTGACATCGTACGGTGGAGTTTTAACGCAAGAGCCAGGGCAGTTTCGTAACTTTGGTGGGCCAAATGATTGTGGAACTGTGCAGGAAGATGAAGTAGTTGTTAACTCTAGCTCATCTGGTGGAGCTGTTAAGCAAGAACAAGAACATGTAGATGAGGAATGCTCCAGAAAGCG GGGAAGGACTGGATCTTGTGTCAGACCAGGAGGAACCAAAGCTTGTCGTGAGAGATTGAGGAGGGAGAAGCTAAATGACAA GTTCATGGATTTGAGCTCCGTTTTAGAGCCTGGGAGGACTCCGAAGACCGATAAACCGGCTATACTCGATGATGCGATCCGTGTCTTGAATCAACTCAGAGATGAAGCTCATGAGCTTGAAGAAACTAATCAGAAGCTCTTAGAAGAGATCAAGAGTCTCAAG GCTGAGAAGAATGAGCTGAGGGAGGAGAAGCAAGCCTTGAAGGCGGAGAAGGAGAAGACGGAACAACAGTTGAAGTCTATGATGGTTCCATCTACAGGGTTCATGCCTCAGATTCCAGCGCCATTTAATCAGAACAAGATGGCTGTTTATCCGAGCTATGGTTACATGCCAATGTGGCATTACTTGCCTCAATCCGTTCGTGATACCTCTCGTGATCAAGAACTCAGGCCTCCTGCTGCTTAA
- the LOC106339558 gene encoding chromatin modification-related protein MEAF6 isoform X1 yields MINSIELNKEKQIYYREIEPKMSLGQKGSGDPGAMLTSLLNKREKLRQDLRSIEKQVYELETSYLQESSHIGNALKGFEGFLSSSKSTASAKRSRKFQPEDRVFSLSSVTSPAAEELGVGREDGRAELGPGRSKGGLSTGQGKPKKGRGHGVARDAKRNRPSEPDYDDEDDPDARCREGSFRNVRVELVGMHHHLIHCL; encoded by the exons ATGATAAACTCTATTGAATTGAACAAAGAAAAGCAAATCTATTATCGCGAGATTGAACCAAAAATGTCGTTAGGGCAAAAGGGTTCGGGGGATCCAGGTGCGATGCTCACTTCCCTTCTGAACAAGCGAGAGAAGCTTCGACAAGACTTACGGAGCATCGAGAAGCAG GTTTATGAATTGGAGACAAGCTATCTTCAAGAATCGAGCCATATAGGAAATGCCTTGAAGGGTTTTGAAGGCTTCCTTTCTTCGTCCAAAAGCACTGCCAG TGCTAAGAGGTCAAGGAAGTTTCAGCCTGAAGACAGAGTCTTCTCATTGTCCTCAGTCACCTCACCTGCT GCTGAAGAACTTGGTGTTGGAAGAGAAG ATGGACGAGCTGAATTGGGCCCAGGGAGATCCAAGGGTGGATTGTCCACGGGACA GGGAAAACCGAAGAAAGGGAGAGGGCACGGAGTAGCAAGAGATGCAAAGAGAAACAGACCATCAGAACCAGATTATGACGACGAAGATGATCCGGATGCGA GATGTAGAGAAGGCAGCTTTAGGAATGTGAGAGTGGAATTGGTTGGCATGCATCATCATTTGATTCATTGTTTGTGA
- the LOC106340484 gene encoding uncharacterized protein LOC106340484 — MVSLRQKKRQNPAKRAWKSFTNMVKSKLRDIEIAATVRESTARVIRFLSCRLIVPFRTRYLENTSYSDKYYSRSSNQTSRRFLNFFSRSHTKTKRRSYEYDDDYSQIYQYQNQSRCEGTSESTEKVVRRKEEKVVRRKEEKEEDEEGMPEIADSMEDAWRRVVAASPHLRVDERADEFIYKFRESMKMEKERSFLEFQERLKRSA, encoded by the coding sequence ATGGTTTCGCTGAGGCAAAAGAAGAGGCAAAATCCAGCAAAGCGAGCATGGAAGAGCTTCACAAACATGGTCAAGTCCAAACTCAGAGACATCGAGATCGCTGCAACGGTCAGAGAATCAACGGCTCGTGTCATTCGTTTCCTTTCTTGCCGTCTCATCGTTCCTTTCCGAACAAGGTACCTCGAAAACACTAGCTATTCAGACAAATACTACAGCCGCAGCAGCAACCAAACTTCTCGGCGGTTTCTCAACTTCTTCTCACGATCTCACACCAAAACCAAGCGTCGAAGCTATGAATACGATGACGATTACTCTCAAATCTATCAATACCAAAACCAATCACGCTGCGAAGGGACGAGTGAGAGCACAGAGAAAGTTGTGCGGCGAAAAGAAGAGAAAGTTGTGAGGCGAAAAGAGGAGAAAGAAGAGGACGAAGAGGGGATGCCGGAGATTGCTGATTCGATGGAAGATGCATGGAGGAGAGTAGTGGCTGCTTCGCCGCATTTGAGGGTTGACGAGAGAGCCGACGAGTTCATCTACAAGTTTAGAGAAAGTATGAAGATGGAGAAGGAAAGGTCGTTTCTTGAGTTTCAAGAAAGGTTAAAACGAAGCGCTTGA
- the LOC106342900 gene encoding transcription factor bHLH104 isoform X1 has product MYPSLDDEDFVSDFFCFDQSRNGAELDDYTQFGVDLQPDQAGTFPDFGSYGVNLQSDPEQVFSIGDLTSYGGVLTQEPGQFRNFGGPNDCGTVQEDEVVVNSSSSGGAVKQEQEHVDEECSRKRGRTGSCVRPGGTKACRERLRREKLNDKFMDLSSVLEPGRTPKTDKPAILDDAIRVLNQLRDEAHELEETNQKLLEEIKSLKAEKNELREEKQALKAEKEKTEQQLKSMMVPSTGFMPQIPAPFNQNKMAVYPSYGYMPMWHYLPQSVRDTSRDQELRPPAA; this is encoded by the exons ATGTATCCTTCTCTTGACGATGAAGATTTCGTCTCTGATTTCTTTTGCTTCGATCAAAG CAGAAATGGAGCAGAACTCGATGATTACACACAGTTTGGTGTAGATTTGCAGCCTGATCAAGCAGGTACCTTCCCAGATTTTGGGTCATACGGTGTCAATCTACAGAGCGACCCAGAACAAGTTTTCAGCATTGGAGATTTGACATCGTACGGTGGAGTTTTAACGCAAGAGCCAGGGCAGTTTCGTAACTTTGGTGGGCCAAATGATTGTGGAACTGTGCAGGAAGATGAAGTAGTTGTTAACTCTAGCTCATCTGGTGGAGCTGTTAAGCAAGAACAAGAACATGTAGATGAGGAATGCTCCAGAAAGCG GGGAAGGACTGGATCTTGTGTCAGACCAGGAGGAACCAAAGCTTGTCGTGAGAGATTGAGGAGGGAGAAGCTAAATGACAA GTTCATGGATTTGAGCTCCGTTTTAGAGCCTGGGAGGACTCCGAAGACCGATAAACCGGCTATACTCGATGATGCGATCCGTGTCTTGAATCAACTCAGAGATGAAGCTCATGAGCTTGAAGAAACTAATCAGAAGCTCTTAGAAGAGATCAAGAGTCTCAAG GCTGAGAAGAATGAGCTGAGGGAGGAGAAGCAAGCCTTGAAGGCGGAGAAGGAGAAGACGGAACAACAGTTGAAGTCTATGATGGTTCCATCTACAGGGTTCATGCCTCAGATTCCAGCGCCATTTAATCAGAACAAGATGGCTGTTTATCCGAGCTATGGTTACATGCCAATGTGGCATTACTTGCCTCAATCCGTTCGTGATACCTCTCGTGATCAAGAACTCAGGCCTCCTGCTGCTTAA
- the LOC106339558 gene encoding chromatin modification-related protein MEAF6 isoform X2, with product MINSIELNKEKQIYYREIEPKMSLGQKGSGDPGAMLTSLLNKREKLRQDLRSIEKQVYELETSYLQESSHIGNALKGFEGFLSSSKSTASAKRSRKFQPEDRVFSLSSVTSPAAEELGVGREDGRAELGPGRSKGGLSTGQGKPKKGRGHGVARDAKRNRPSEPDYDDEDDPDASMYVPGSLI from the exons ATGATAAACTCTATTGAATTGAACAAAGAAAAGCAAATCTATTATCGCGAGATTGAACCAAAAATGTCGTTAGGGCAAAAGGGTTCGGGGGATCCAGGTGCGATGCTCACTTCCCTTCTGAACAAGCGAGAGAAGCTTCGACAAGACTTACGGAGCATCGAGAAGCAG GTTTATGAATTGGAGACAAGCTATCTTCAAGAATCGAGCCATATAGGAAATGCCTTGAAGGGTTTTGAAGGCTTCCTTTCTTCGTCCAAAAGCACTGCCAG TGCTAAGAGGTCAAGGAAGTTTCAGCCTGAAGACAGAGTCTTCTCATTGTCCTCAGTCACCTCACCTGCT GCTGAAGAACTTGGTGTTGGAAGAGAAG ATGGACGAGCTGAATTGGGCCCAGGGAGATCCAAGGGTGGATTGTCCACGGGACA GGGAAAACCGAAGAAAGGGAGAGGGCACGGAGTAGCAAGAGATGCAAAGAGAAACAGACCATCAGAACCAGATTATGACGACGAAGATGATCCGGATGCGAGTATGTATGTTCCTGGTTCACTCATCTAG
- the LOC106338695 gene encoding ATPase family AAA domain-containing protein 1-B-like: MKTEFMALWDRFSTDPNARVMVLAATNRPSELDEAIMRRLPQAFEIGMPERKERAEILKVTLKGERVEPDIDYDHLARLCEGYTGSYIFELCKKVPRPISQLDLEKVLATSKKTQVAAGEYCGLRWSREPNEMEAAISGISKLLVSRFINLQSGSQDKTIHVCL; the protein is encoded by the exons ATGAAGACTGAGTTTATGGCTTTATGGGATAGATTTTCTACTGATC CGAATGCGAGGGTGATGGTACTTGCTGCAACAAACAGACCATCAGAGCTTGATGAAGCAATAATGAGGCGTCTTCCTCAAGCCTTTGAGATTGGAATGCCTGAACGTAAGGAGAGAGCTGAGATATTGAAAGTGACGCTGAAAGGAGAGAGGGTGGAGCCCGATATTGACTACGATCACTTAGCTCGTCTGTGCGAAGGCTACACCGGATCGTACATCTTTGAGCTCTGCAAGAAA GTACCTAGGCCAATATCACAGTTGGATTTGGAGAAAGTTCTTGCTACGTCGAAGAAGACGCAAGTTGCAGCAGGCGAGTACTGTGGATTGAGATGGTCAAGGGAACCAAATGAGATGGAAGCAGCTATAAGTGGAATCTCGAAGCTACTGGTCTCTCGGTTCATTAACCTTCAGTCTGGTTCTCAGGATAAAACTATTCATGTATGTTTATAA